In Colletotrichum higginsianum IMI 349063 chromosome 1, whole genome shotgun sequence, one genomic interval encodes:
- a CDS encoding 2og-fe oxygenase: MNVASLPQMSSRSDHRLPKFAHCPPTTENLNFVHLENLDFSQFDSESARPQLAAKLLDGASRHGFFTISGHGIPEDLYDSQVDLAHALLTIPPEEKLVYETTPENEARSRYTGFKASGSQKNKQGFHKTLDHYNIVANNPSSRKHPSILVPHLSQTNDLINYFRHHLLPKLLTLVSMILDVPKEKLLSTHTSSLEGEVCSEYLRYLLYNPRPVDGTGQPRDLCLGGHTDWGSFTFQFSQPVSALQILLPSGQWKWVQYLPGALVVNVGEALELLTGGIFRAAVHRAVKPPPDQERAKRLGIIYFARPPDGQKLEAIDSPVLRKSGRAQPPDQNVYTMSEYLHARNHGYKRLEFRKVTIVRDESESSNGSGPSQKGREDM; this comes from the coding sequence ATGAACGTTGCAAGTTTACCACAAATGTCTTCTCGCTCAGATCATCGTCTTCCAAAATTCGCCCATTGCCCACCAACAACCGAGAACCTTAACTTTGTTCATCTCGAGAACCTAGATTTTTCTCAGTTTGACAGCGAATCCGCCCGTCCTCAATTAGCTGCGAAGCTGTTGGACGGAGCAAGTCGCCACGGCTTCTTTACCATCTCTGGCCATGGCATCCCCGAGGACCTGTATGATTCACAGGTTGACCTTGCCCACGCATTGTTGACGATTCCACCTGAAGAAAAGCTGGTATACGAGACAACACCGGAAAATGAAGCAAGGAGCCGTTACACCGGCTTTAAGGCATCGGGTAGTCAAAAGAACAAGCAAGGCTTCCACAAGACTTTAGACCACTACAACATTGTGGCAAACAATCCCAGCAGCCGTAAACATCCAAGCATTCTGGTTCCACATCTTTCCCAGACAAACGATCTCATCAACTATTTCCGCCATCACTTGCTACCGAAGCTTTTAACTCTTGTGTCCATGATTCTGGATGTACCCAAGGAGAAGTTACTATCAACACACACCTCCAGTTTGGAAGGTGAGGTTTGCTCCGAGTATTTGCGCTACCTGCTGTACAATCCACGCCCTGTCGATGGAACGGGACAGCCCCGAGATCTTTGCCTGGGAGGCCATACGGACTGGGGTTCATTCACGTTCCAGTTTTCACAGCCTGTTTCGGCGTTACAAATCCTACTGCCGTCAGGGCAGTGGAAATGGGTCCAGTATTTGCCCGGGGCCCTCGTCGTTAATGTCGgtgaggccctcgagcttCTAACCGGTGGAATCTTTCGAGCGGCGGTGCATAGAGCTGTCAAACCCCCGCCAGATCAAGAGAGAGCAAAACGGCTCGGCATCATCTACTTTGCTAGGCCTCCTGATGGCCAAAAGCTCGAGGCTATCGATAGCCCCGTTCTTCGAAAATCTGGTCGTGCTCAGCCGCCGGACCAGAACGTGTATACAATGTCAGAGTACTTGCATGCAAGAAACCATGGATATAAAAGGCTGGAATTCAGGAAGGTCACGATTGTGAGGGATGAGAGCGAGTCCTCTAATGGCTCAGGGCCGTCACAAAAAGGTCGCGAAGACATGTAA
- a CDS encoding Elongation factor 1-gamma has translation MSFGKLYYYPKAPRATQCLYIAEYNKLDIEFVEAWPIKVDASKGGVGEDYLSKFPPGKVPALERPNGFTLYECIPVSIYLAKQDPNTKLLGTTLEDEATILKWASFANSELLPPIMAWINPVIGKGPSSPEILAAAEKNSEGMVSVVEKALTGKKFLVGDELTIADLFVIAAIARGYQFVFAKEWTEKHPAIHNWYWRIKSDDIWKKIDGEPYVLDVVGGKPV, from the exons ATGAGCTTCGGAAAGCTTTACTACTACCCCAAGGCGCCTCGCGCGACACAGTGTCTCTATATCGCCGAGTACAACAA ACTTGATATCGAGTTCGTCGAAGCATGGCCGATCAAGGTCGACGCCAGCAAGGGCGGCGTGGGTGAAGACTACCTCTCGAAATTTCCTCCCGGCAAGGTACCCGCACTTGAGCGACCCAACGGCTTCACGCTGTACGAATGCATCCCAGTTTCGATTTACC TCGCAAAGCAGGACCCGAATACCAAGCTTCTCGGCACGACcctcgaagacgaggcaACCATACTGAAATGGGCATCTTTCGCCAACAGCGAGCTACTACCCCCCATCATGGCATGGATCAACCCAGTCATCGGCAAGGGCCCCTCGTCACCCGAGATTCTCGCGGCGGCAGAGAAGAACAGCGAAGGCATGGTCAGCGTGGTGGAGAAGGCGTTGACAGGCAAGAAGTTTCTcgttggcgacgagctcACGATAGCGGACTTGTTCGTGATTGCGGCGATTGCGAGAGGATACCAATTC GTCTTTGCCAAGGAATGGACGGAGAAGCACCCGGCCATCCACAACTGGTACTGGCGGATCAAGAGCGACGACATTTGGAAGAAGATTGACGGCGAACCTTACGTGTTGGACGTGGTGGGAGGAAAGCCGGTCTGA
- a CDS encoding MFS transporter liz1, whose amino-acid sequence MAGSTVATGVREEAVPKESWLDKWRWYERNTSKEEKTLLRKLDFMILTFGCLTFFTKFLDLQAFQNAYVSGMKEDIGMVGNDLQYTTGVFQAGYCAAMIPSNIILTRVRPNVLIPIFEVLWGILTLLTAYAKDVKHIYIIRFFSGVFECVAYPGVIYCIGCWYKRTEISRRLSLFYVAGPLGTMFAGYFQTACYTNLNGVNGLAGWRWLFIVCGCITLPVAFLGVAVFPARPDSKNPSWLLTADQIALARRRVSEGGSEAPKVKFDRRAITDVFKGWHWYAFVGLYFVFNQAMITNGQPFNLYLKAHNDRYSISQINNLPTGQSAISIVAALVGCYWADASGKRWLPSIWICGFMTVGSICMAAWNIPEGLKFFAFYVAGLGGALNPLFMSWASEVTFKSAEERAVVVASMNAVGQALLAGLNIVTFPTPQAPRFKFGWYWVMVNNILQCGLVLGIMVLHNREKKSMEVLEGEAEDVEQIKVNNATKGDDEST is encoded by the exons ATGGCGGGCTCGACCGTAGCCACTGGCGTCCGTGAGGAGGCGGTTCCCAAGGAGAGTTGGCTGGACAAGTGGCGCTGGTACGAGCGAAACACTTcaaaggaggagaagacTCTGTTGCGGAAGCTT GACTTCATGATCCTGACCTTTGGCTGCCTCACTTTCTTCACAAAG TTTCTCGACCTTCAGGCGTTCCAGAATGCATACGTCAGCGGCATGAAGGAGGATATCGGCATGGTGGGAAATGACCTGCAGTATACTACCGGAGTTTTTCAAGCCGGATACTGTGCTGCCATGATTCCGTCCAACATTATCCTCACTCGTGTCCG ACCCAACGTTTTGATCCCCATCTTCGAGGTCCTTTGGGGCATCCTGACACTCTTAACCGCGTACGCCAAAGATGTCAAGCATATCTACATCATCCGGTTCTTCAGTGGTGTCTTCGAGTGTGTCGCATACCCGGGTGTCATTTACTGCATCGGATGCTGGTACAAGCGCACCGAGATCTCCCGCCGACTGAGCTTGTTCTACGTTGCTGGCCCCCTGGGAACG ATGTTTGCGGGCTACTTCCAGACAGCCTGTTACACGAATCTCAACGGGGTCAACGGCTTGGCCGGTTGGCGTTGGCTCTTTATAGTGTGCGGCTGCATTACACTTCCCGTCGCtttcctcggcgtcgccgtgtTCCCTGCCCGTCCCGATTCCAAGAACCCTTCGTGGCTTCTGACAGCGGACCAAATCGCCCTGGCACGCCGCCGGGTCTCGGAAGGAGGCTCTGAGGCCCCCAAGGTCAAGTTCGACCGCAGGGCGATCACCGACGTCTTCAAGGGCTGGCATTGGTACGCCTTCGTCGGCCTGTACTTCGTCTTTAACCAGGCGATGATCACCAATGGCCAACCTTTCAACCTCTACCTCAAGGCCCACAACGACCGCTACTCCATCAGCCAGATCAACAACCTGCCCACCGGCCAGTCTgccatctccatcgtcgCGGCTCTGGTGGGTTGCTACTGGGCCGATGCCAGTGGCAAGCGCTGGCTGCCCTCCATCTGGATCTGCGGCTTTATGACCGTTGGGTCGATCTGCATGGCAGCCTGGAACATCCCCGAGGGACTCAAGTTTTTCGCATTCTATGTTGCCGGACTTGGCGGTGCACTGAACCCGCTGTTCATGTCCTGGGCCTCTGAAGTCACGTTCAAATCTGCCGAAGAacgtgccgtcgtcgtcgcctccaTGAATGCCGTTGGTCAAGCGCTCCTGGCAGGCCTCAATATTGTCACGTTCCCTACACCTCAAG CGCCCAGATTCAAATTTGGATGGTACTGGGTCATGGTCAACAACATCCTGCAGTGTGGCCTGGTTCTTGGCATCATGGTGCTCCACAACCGGGAGAAAAAGTCCATGGAGGTCCTCGAGGGTGAGGCGGAGGACGTGGAACAGATCAAAGTCAACAACGCCACCAAGGGCGATGACGAATCGACCTAG
- a CDS encoding 6-phosphogluconate dehydrogenase, which yields MAATQVGWIGLGSMGIGMSRNLQKFISSSGAPSLIYTNRTLSRGDSLRELGAIPAETVSEVARKSDVIFSCVSNDAVLQDTANEIIKSGDITNKIYVDCSTVHPDTSAAVSKLITEAGGQFVAGECQSRKSFSYLASEETKLYQAPVFGAAPMAAAGKLIFVTAGPESATSAISLYLTGVMGRSVIPMGTDVTKSSLLKIAGNIVVVSFMEVLSEAHVFAEKTGLGSPVLESMVSDMFGPVLESYSKRITSGSYAPPPDGKAGFDVALAMKDLRHALTCAKNAGTRLETCEAALRHMEKAREFEAERPLDSSSMYGAVRLESGLDFYSDACKERDAKK from the exons ATGGCAGCAACACAGGTGGGCTGGATTGGCCTTGGGTCCATGGGTATCGGCATGTCCCGGAATCTCCAAAAGTTCATCTCTTCGTCCGGAGCGCCGAGTTTGATCTACACGAACAGAACACTGTCGCGGGGCGATTCATTAAGGGAACTGGGCGCGATTCCGGCGGAGACGGTCAGCGAGGTTGCAAGGAAGTCCGACGTGATTTTCTCTTGT GTGAGCAACGATGCCGTTCTCCAAGATACAGCGAACGAAATCATCAAATCCGGAGACATCACAAACAAAATCTATGTCGACTGCTCCACCGTCCACCCCGACACCTCGGCTGCCGTATCGAAACTAATCACAGAGGCTGGTGGGCAGTTTGTTGCTGGTGAGTGCCAATCACGGAAATCATTTTCTTATCTGGCCAGCGAAGAAACTAAACTCTACCAAGCTCCCGTGTTCGGCGCTGCGCCAATGGCCGCGGCCGGCAAGCTCATCTTCGTTACCGCCGGTCCCGAATCCGCAACGTCAGCGATCTCCTTATACCTCACGGGCGTCATGGGCCGCTCCGTTATCCCTATGGGCACCGACGTAACCAAATCGAGTCTGCTCAAGATTGCCGGCAACATTGTTGTCGTCTCCTTCATGGAGGTCCTTTCGGAAGCTCATGTATTCGCTGAGAAGACCGGGCTCGGATCGCCAGTGTTAGAGAGTATGGTGTCAGACATGTTCGGCCCCGTCCTGGAAAGCTATAGCAAACGTATCACGAGCGGCTCATACGCTCCGCCGCCCGATGGCAAGGCCGGCTTTGATGTTGCGCTGGCAATGAAGGACTTGAGGCATGCACTCACCTGTGCCAAGAACGCGGGTACAAGGTTGGAAACGTGCGAGGCGGCGTTGAGACATATGGAGAAGGCAAGGGAATTCGAGGCCGAACGGCCACTAGATAGCAGCTCCATGTACGGAGCAGTGCGTCTGGAGTCTGGGCTTGACTTCTACTCAGATGCCTGCAAGGAGAGGGATGCTAAGAAGTAG